In Clostridium sp., one DNA window encodes the following:
- a CDS encoding MBL fold metallo-hydrolase, protein MKITYLAHSSFILENSNGKKVLTDPYDNTVGYKVFKGNVDIVTISHHHFDHDYVENLNCENIIDKTGHFNFEEISITGIPSYHDKVKGAKRGKNIIFIIEMDNYRLCHLGDLGYILSEDEISALGNIDVLFVPVGGNFTIDGKEAAKVSSLINPHIVIPMHYKTPLLSFELDGLETFLKYAKNIENIGCNFLDLNEKPTCSNKVQILEYTK, encoded by the coding sequence ATGAAAATAACATATCTTGCCCATTCCAGCTTTATACTTGAAAATTCAAATGGTAAAAAAGTATTGACAGATCCTTATGATAATACCGTAGGCTATAAAGTATTTAAAGGAAATGTTGATATTGTAACAATAAGCCATCATCATTTTGATCATGACTATGTTGAAAATTTAAATTGTGAAAATATTATAGATAAAACAGGTCATTTCAATTTTGAAGAAATTTCCATAACAGGTATACCATCTTATCATGATAAAGTAAAAGGTGCTAAAAGAGGTAAAAATATAATTTTCATAATAGAGATGGATAATTATAGACTCTGCCATCTTGGCGACCTGGGATACATACTGTCAGAAGATGAAATTTCAGCACTTGGAAATATAGATGTGCTCTTTGTTCCTGTAGGTGGCAATTTTACTATAGACGGTAAAGAAGCTGCAAAAGTGTCCTCTCTAATAAACCCGCATATAGTAATACCTATGCATTATAAAACACCTCTCTTGTCTTTTGAACTGGACGGACTTGAAACCTTTTTGAAATATGCCAAAAATATTGAAAATATAGGATGTAATTTTTTAGATTTGAATGAAAAACCAACCTGTTCAAATAAGGTTCAGATATTAGAGTACACAAAATGA
- a CDS encoding ArsR/SmtB family transcription factor translates to MESNSEIEVCSCNEIHEECIDVVKNSMLPEEIFLKLSSLFKVLGDNTRIKIIYALFKKELCVCDIVAVLNMSQSAISHQLSILKSAHLVKFRKEGKLVYYSLDDQHINQLFNAGLEHVEHS, encoded by the coding sequence ATGGAAAGTAATTCAGAAATAGAAGTCTGTTCTTGTAATGAAATTCATGAGGAATGCATAGATGTTGTTAAGAATAGTATGCTTCCCGAAGAGATTTTTTTAAAGTTATCTTCTCTATTTAAAGTTTTAGGAGATAATACTAGGATAAAGATAATATATGCTTTGTTTAAAAAGGAATTATGTGTGTGTGATATTGTAGCTGTACTTAATATGAGTCAATCTGCTATATCACACCAACTAAGTATATTAAAGTCAGCACATCTTGTAAAGTTTAGAAAAGAAGGGAAACTTGTGTATTACTCTTTGGACGATCAACATATAAATCAATTGTTCAATGCAGGACTGGAACATGTAGAGCATAGCTGA
- the nrdG gene encoding anaerobic ribonucleoside-triphosphate reductase activating protein, which yields MKDKFVRLAGIAYESLANGPGLRRVFFAQGCAHNCKGCFNPSTHDFKSGQLKNIDDLVHDVSENPLIKGVTFSGGDPFYQAEAFGYMAEKIKKLKLNIWCYTGYKFEYILDNMKRESGSINLLKNIDVLVDGKFEKDKMDTSLRFRGSSNQRIIDVQASFKSKNIILMEF from the coding sequence ATGAAAGATAAATTTGTGAGATTGGCAGGAATTGCCTATGAGAGTCTGGCAAACGGGCCCGGACTTAGAAGAGTATTTTTTGCTCAGGGATGTGCCCATAACTGTAAAGGCTGTTTTAATCCATCCACGCATGATTTTAAAAGTGGTCAATTAAAAAATATAGATGATTTAGTTCATGATGTTTCTGAGAATCCTTTGATAAAAGGGGTTACCTTTTCAGGAGGGGATCCATTTTATCAGGCAGAGGCTTTTGGATACATGGCGGAGAAAATTAAAAAACTTAAATTGAACATATGGTGCTATACAGGATATAAATTTGAGTATATACTAGATAATATGAAGAGAGAATCCGGTAGTATAAATCTTCTTAAAAATATAGATGTACTTGTAGATGGAAAGTTTGAGAAGGATAAAATGGATACCTCACTTAGGTTTAGAGGTTCCAGTAATCAGAGAATTATAGACGTGCAAGCAAGTTTCAAATCAAAAAACATAATATTAATGGAATTTTAA